Proteins encoded within one genomic window of Spirochaeta isovalerica:
- a CDS encoding carbohydrate kinase gives MTKREKEILELIRANPMISQLECAEKLGISRSAAAGHIMNLISKGYIAGKGYILNEEPYAVVIGGSNIDILGTPLASLIERDSNPGTVTLSPGGVGRNIAENLARMGSRVKLLTVLGDDLYGEKLLDSCRNAGIDTNHIKTSSRFGTSVYLSILDGEGDMISAVSDMQLIDELNRDYLESKKSIINGASLLILDANLSEPVLKYLAENYGSVKDIFVDTVSTAKAGKVTDLLRYIHTIKPNILEAEVLSALSLKSGSSPEEIADKLLLSGLKRVYLSLGIDGILYKDSATSRIFKREYIEPVNTTGAGDAFTAALAHAYLNDFSIDKTLAFASAASQLTILSRDTINKDITAEKIEMMIKEGFNE, from the coding sequence ATGACTAAGCGGGAAAAGGAAATACTGGAACTGATCCGAGCCAACCCCATGATCAGTCAGCTGGAATGTGCCGAAAAACTCGGCATAAGCCGTTCGGCCGCGGCCGGTCATATAATGAATCTCATCTCCAAGGGATATATTGCAGGAAAAGGTTATATTCTCAATGAAGAGCCTTATGCCGTCGTAATCGGAGGATCCAATATAGATATTCTCGGAACGCCTCTGGCGTCTCTGATCGAACGCGATTCCAATCCCGGAACCGTAACTCTATCCCCCGGCGGTGTGGGCCGTAATATTGCAGAAAATCTCGCCAGGATGGGATCCCGCGTTAAGCTCCTGACTGTTCTGGGAGATGATTTATACGGAGAAAAACTTCTTGATTCGTGCAGAAATGCCGGTATAGATACGAATCATATAAAAACGAGTTCCCGTTTCGGTACATCCGTGTATCTTTCAATCCTCGATGGCGAAGGAGATATGATTTCAGCCGTATCGGATATGCAGCTTATAGATGAACTCAACAGAGATTATCTTGAGAGCAAAAAGAGCATCATCAACGGGGCGTCTCTCCTGATTCTGGATGCGAATCTATCCGAGCCGGTTCTGAAATATCTGGCAGAAAACTATGGAAGTGTCAAAGATATTTTCGTCGATACGGTCTCAACAGCCAAAGCCGGAAAGGTCACCGATCTTCTCAGATACATCCATACCATAAAACCCAATATACTGGAAGCTGAGGTTCTCAGCGCTCTGTCACTGAAATCCGGCTCATCTCCTGAAGAGATAGCAGATAAGCTTCTCCTTTCCGGGCTGAAAAGAGTTTATCTTTCCCTGGGAATTGACGGCATTCTCTATAAGGATTCCGCAACATCCAGAATTTTTAAGAGAGAGTACATCGAACCGGTTAATACTACCGGAGCGGGAGATGCATTCACTGCAGCATTGGCTCATGCCTATTTAAATGATTTTTCCATCGACAAAACCCTGGCCTTCGCATCTGCAGCTTCACAACTGACAATTCTGAGCCGGGATACCATAAACAAAGATATAACAGCTGAAAAAATAGAAATGATGATTAAGGAAGGATTCAATGAATAA
- a CDS encoding glycine C-acetyltransferase, translating into MFGKMKDDLQKSFIELKEQGLYKNERILTSAQGGEISVSSGAKVLNFCSNNYLGLAGNKQVVKAAQDVMNDRGYGLSSVRFICGTQDIHKNLEKQVSEFLGTEDTILYCAAFDANGGVFEPLLTEKDAIISDELNHASIIDGVRLCKAQRFRYKHSNMEDLEKALKEASAARYRIIVTDGVFSMDGDIAKLDEICDLAEKYDSLVMVDDSHATGYIGENGRGTAEHCGVTGRVDIITTTFGKAMGGGNGGCTSGRKEIIEMLRQKSRPYLFSNTLAPAIVGATSKVIEILSESNALAEKTRSNAAYFKQKMIDAGFDIVPGDTAIIPVMLYDEPLALKMADKLLDEGIYVIGFAFPVVPRGKARIRTQISAAHSIEDLDKAVAAFIKIGKELKVI; encoded by the coding sequence ATGTTCGGAAAAATGAAAGACGATCTTCAGAAATCATTTATAGAATTAAAGGAACAGGGTCTTTATAAAAATGAAAGAATCCTTACCTCAGCGCAGGGAGGAGAAATTTCAGTATCCTCGGGTGCAAAGGTACTCAATTTCTGTTCAAATAATTATCTGGGGCTCGCAGGAAACAAACAGGTCGTGAAAGCAGCGCAGGATGTCATGAACGATCGGGGATACGGCCTCTCTTCCGTACGCTTTATCTGCGGAACACAGGACATTCATAAAAACCTGGAAAAGCAGGTTTCAGAATTTCTAGGGACAGAGGACACGATTCTCTATTGCGCCGCCTTTGATGCCAACGGCGGAGTCTTTGAACCGCTGCTTACAGAGAAAGATGCCATTATTTCCGATGAACTCAATCATGCCTCCATAATAGATGGAGTCAGGCTCTGCAAAGCACAGCGATTCCGGTATAAACATTCCAATATGGAAGACCTTGAAAAAGCACTCAAGGAAGCTTCCGCCGCCCGTTACCGTATTATCGTTACCGATGGCGTTTTCTCCATGGATGGAGATATAGCCAAACTGGACGAGATTTGCGATTTAGCCGAGAAATACGATTCTCTTGTCATGGTCGATGATTCCCATGCGACTGGTTATATCGGAGAAAACGGACGGGGAACCGCGGAACACTGCGGCGTAACCGGACGTGTTGATATTATCACAACAACCTTCGGCAAAGCCATGGGAGGCGGAAACGGCGGTTGTACTTCCGGACGGAAAGAGATCATTGAAATGCTCCGGCAGAAATCGAGACCTTATCTCTTTTCCAATACCCTCGCTCCGGCTATTGTCGGTGCAACATCGAAAGTTATTGAGATACTGAGCGAATCAAACGCATTGGCAGAAAAAACACGATCCAATGCAGCCTATTTCAAGCAAAAAATGATAGACGCCGGTTTTGATATAGTACCGGGGGATACGGCGATCATTCCCGTTATGCTCTATGATGAACCTCTTGCTCTGAAAATGGCTGATAAGCTTCTGGACGAAGGAATTTACGTTATCGGGTTTGCTTTTCCAGTCGTGCCCAGAGGAAAAGCCCGAATCAGAACTCAGATTTCGGCAGCTCACAGCATAGAAGATCTGGACAAAGCAGTAGCAGCCTTTATCAAAATAGGAAAAGAGCTTAAAGTCATTTAA
- a CDS encoding HdeD family acid-resistance protein, producing MEGTVEDQDPYEQILGKSWKILLIRGIFISLVGTVLLIKPTSGLAFTAVIFSLFIALDGITQLVVGFRMNTVNELWWGSVLKGTIEVILAAVIISHPKGFGELGASALLILLGIVFLVSGIIDYQFRKGKTGTFSSIILFLLGILLLAAPLFAANIILRLIGIAALSAGTARIYRAFQYKRFN from the coding sequence ATGGAAGGAACAGTTGAAGACCAGGATCCATATGAACAGATATTGGGAAAATCGTGGAAAATTCTGCTTATACGGGGAATTTTTATAAGTCTCGTAGGCACGGTTTTATTGATTAAACCCACATCGGGCCTCGCATTCACAGCTGTAATCTTTTCTCTGTTTATCGCACTGGACGGGATTACCCAGCTGGTGGTGGGATTCAGAATGAATACAGTTAATGAACTGTGGTGGGGGTCGGTTCTCAAAGGTACAATTGAAGTTATCCTGGCGGCTGTCATCATTTCACACCCGAAAGGATTCGGCGAACTGGGGGCTTCGGCTCTTCTTATTCTTCTGGGTATCGTTTTCCTTGTTTCCGGAATAATCGATTATCAATTCCGCAAAGGTAAAACCGGAACATTCAGCTCTATTATACTCTTTCTACTAGGAATCCTTTTACTGGCAGCGCCGCTTTTTGCCGCCAACATAATCCTTCGGCTCATAGGCATAGCCGCATTATCAGCGGGTACAGCCAGAATCTACCGGGCTTTCCAGTACAAACGCTTTAATTGA
- a CDS encoding SpoIIE family protein phosphatase: protein MTIRNKLFSIGFLIIFGFIAASYLIYTQFQEAMDLKRIELEGVKIQTLQNELSLKSARFISDRNLIDNTYEDWLDSYSEFYKELKSFTENPGINRLGGKIKYILDQISRGWDTIFNNYYKPINIQLNVLMNDRNLKEIDTEMTSIIDLFEMLKSGAIDNEKLKEEFGVLENNMMMIDQSMTEINALFDEVLLEINAGIDRFIAENRVGTIQLLGLILGLIVVISTLFSRQTTLNIKKMEKYIARLAEGDFSARLEIKSRDEFGSLSQDFTVFTDTLWEKMDSLRDVMRDIGNSISVDLNQQGFIDNMVELAIDSSKAEAGIMFTVEEESRKLVVSNISGYFPPPFQVSRKVSNRKDSLIAYFKSITFNVGQGLIGEVASSGTPVFIKDSFEDDRLPFNSFPEDELYISSMVLIPLIVGNRLLGILGVCKTKEGDHFSDLDFSFLRSYGEYSAMALDNLNKYRELLSRHELVKELNVASDIQKNLLPDKLPVVKSASLHAYSEAAKGISGDYYDAFKLNDNKLLITVCDVAGKGVPASLVMTMIRTILRLITSTTHNARSVVTMLNNLLTARLGIDHFATIGLFIYDTEKKVVSYTNGAHHPLYVYKAEKDKFVKFDTDGLPLGLEADTVFGHKRFQVSEGDYLVLFTDGLNEARNSVGEEFTTNRLLSIIRHNASLDPVSLTEEIRKNLKVFTEGMDQHDDQTLLLMKVN, encoded by the coding sequence ATGACTATCCGGAATAAGCTCTTTTCTATAGGTTTTCTCATCATTTTCGGTTTTATAGCCGCTTCATATTTGATTTACACTCAGTTTCAGGAAGCGATGGACCTGAAAAGGATTGAATTGGAAGGAGTGAAAATACAGACGCTTCAGAATGAGCTTTCTCTCAAAAGCGCCCGTTTTATTTCGGACCGCAACCTGATAGACAATACCTATGAAGACTGGCTCGACTCATACAGCGAGTTCTACAAGGAACTGAAGAGTTTTACGGAAAACCCCGGCATAAACAGGCTAGGTGGAAAAATAAAGTACATTCTGGATCAGATTTCCAGGGGCTGGGATACCATTTTTAATAATTACTACAAACCGATCAATATCCAGCTGAATGTTCTGATGAATGACCGTAATCTGAAAGAAATTGATACGGAAATGACAAGTATCATCGACTTGTTTGAAATGCTGAAAAGCGGAGCCATCGATAATGAAAAACTTAAAGAAGAATTCGGTGTTCTGGAAAACAACATGATGATGATTGATCAGTCCATGACTGAAATCAATGCGCTTTTCGATGAGGTTCTGCTCGAAATCAATGCGGGGATCGATCGTTTTATTGCAGAGAACAGAGTCGGAACCATTCAATTGCTCGGTTTGATTCTCGGTTTGATTGTTGTTATCAGTACTCTCTTTTCAAGACAGACAACGCTTAATATTAAAAAAATGGAGAAATATATTGCACGTCTTGCCGAAGGAGATTTCTCCGCAAGGCTTGAAATAAAATCCCGCGATGAATTCGGAAGTCTCTCACAGGATTTTACGGTTTTTACCGATACGCTGTGGGAAAAAATGGATTCCCTTCGGGATGTTATGAGGGATATCGGCAACTCCATCTCTGTAGACCTTAATCAGCAGGGATTCATCGACAACATGGTAGAACTGGCGATTGACAGTTCAAAAGCTGAAGCCGGAATCATGTTTACAGTCGAGGAGGAGTCGAGAAAACTCGTCGTATCAAACATATCGGGCTACTTTCCACCCCCTTTTCAGGTTTCCCGAAAGGTCAGTAACCGGAAAGACAGCCTTATAGCCTATTTCAAGTCCATTACTTTCAATGTCGGACAGGGCCTGATCGGTGAAGTCGCTTCATCGGGAACTCCGGTCTTTATCAAAGATTCCTTTGAAGACGACAGGCTTCCCTTTAACAGCTTTCCGGAAGACGAGCTCTATATAAGTTCCATGGTACTGATCCCGCTTATCGTCGGGAATAGACTTCTGGGAATTCTCGGCGTTTGCAAAACAAAGGAAGGAGACCATTTTTCGGACCTGGATTTTTCCTTCCTCCGATCATATGGAGAGTATTCAGCCATGGCGCTTGATAACCTCAACAAGTACCGGGAGCTTCTTTCCCGGCACGAGCTGGTCAAGGAATTGAACGTAGCCTCGGATATTCAGAAAAATCTGCTTCCCGATAAGCTTCCGGTCGTAAAAAGCGCTTCTCTTCACGCTTACTCCGAAGCGGCCAAGGGTATCAGCGGAGACTACTATGACGCATTTAAATTAAATGATAACAAGCTGTTGATTACAGTGTGCGACGTTGCGGGAAAAGGCGTACCCGCCTCGCTAGTAATGACAATGATCAGAACGATTCTCCGTCTTATCACTTCGACGACCCACAATGCTCGTTCAGTCGTAACCATGCTTAACAATCTGCTGACAGCCAGGCTGGGGATTGATCATTTTGCCACTATCGGTTTGTTTATTTACGATACGGAAAAAAAGGTTGTTTCCTATACGAATGGAGCTCACCACCCTTTATATGTCTACAAAGCTGAAAAAGATAAATTCGTCAAATTCGATACGGACGGTCTGCCGCTCGGACTGGAGGCCGATACGGTCTTCGGCCACAAAAGATTTCAGGTATCGGAAGGGGATTATCTCGTTCTTTTCACCGATGGTCTTAATGAAGCCAGAAACAGTGTCGGAGAAGAATTCACGACAAACAGGTTATTATCCATAATCAGACACAACGCATCACTCGATCCCGTCAGTCTGACCGAGGAAATCAGAAAGAATCTGAAAGTGTTCACAGAGGGGATGGATCAGCACGATGATCAGACTCTGTTGCTTATGAAAGTCAATTAA
- a CDS encoding SpoIIE family protein phosphatase has translation MRIRQKMLIMELSTAGAFIIAITLFLVLLQNIVNFKNLEIETQKVLNKLNQINYRTSMLINSRSNFSEMDYRWHSSVSTYTRHLEQLNDNPDMRLLGKKLTEDILHLTTRWEDMKMETLDNFNRTVKEVTLKNLKMKVGDYTFNYAHNYENLAELLNPSEIEVLGTFIDEQRDVEREMISYTTIMKTLIYGISVEIEKRIDFALYLILGLLILIIAAALVTAFLYAGGLSRQVRQIQNTASLVTAGNFNVKLDIRSSDEFKALSDNFNSFTDMLWTRLDAVRTIMKDMAEISGDMDDIKTVEREILNLAVKNSQADAGAIFLYDEEEQILRPAFVKGDFPPPYPLSASITQNPEKAFEHFRQTDISPGDNVIGKVASTGEAIFIKNGDQTRELPQRWSNDPLHISSFMAIPLLVANNVLGVFALAKKEPYVYFTDLSFTNMKTFGEYTALSIDNRYKYNELKEKFELSRELSIATEIQQGLRLNKLPRFKNFEISSFHKTAKGISGDYYDIFRISENKTAVVVCDVAGKGIPAALVMVMIRTILRVIAHPDRDAGTMLTTLNNTISGKVGTDQYATMGIMIIDTKTGELTFSNAADLPLNIYRKENGRFSSFNTEGLPVGVEKETVYPQQKIKLNPGDIAAICTDGLTEARNIHGNEFSMKTLLREIKKYSDKDAGEITEIIGNEMEIFMRGSYMYDDQSLLVMKYKGE, from the coding sequence ATGAGAATCCGACAGAAAATGCTAATAATGGAACTTTCCACAGCTGGAGCTTTTATCATAGCCATCACGCTGTTTCTTGTACTTCTCCAGAATATTGTCAATTTCAAAAATCTTGAAATCGAAACACAGAAAGTACTGAACAAGCTCAATCAGATAAACTACAGAACATCGATGCTGATAAACAGCCGCTCGAATTTTTCCGAAATGGATTATCGATGGCATTCTTCCGTCTCAACCTATACCAGGCATCTTGAACAGTTGAACGACAATCCGGATATGAGGTTACTTGGAAAAAAACTGACTGAAGACATCCTTCATCTTACCACCAGATGGGAAGACATGAAGATGGAAACCCTTGATAATTTCAATAGAACCGTAAAGGAAGTCACGCTAAAAAATCTGAAAATGAAGGTTGGCGACTACACTTTCAATTACGCCCATAACTATGAAAATCTGGCAGAGCTGCTCAACCCTTCGGAAATCGAAGTTCTCGGGACTTTCATTGATGAACAGAGAGACGTTGAAAGAGAGATGATCAGCTACACGACTATAATGAAAACTCTTATCTATGGTATTTCCGTAGAAATTGAAAAGAGAATCGATTTTGCTCTTTATCTGATTCTCGGTCTGCTGATTCTCATTATCGCAGCAGCGCTTGTAACAGCTTTTCTCTATGCGGGAGGTCTTTCAAGGCAGGTAAGGCAGATACAGAATACGGCCAGTCTTGTAACCGCCGGAAACTTCAATGTGAAACTTGATATCCGTTCGAGCGATGAATTCAAAGCCCTCTCAGATAACTTCAACAGCTTTACCGACATGCTCTGGACACGTCTCGATGCGGTTCGGACCATTATGAAGGATATGGCGGAAATCAGCGGCGATATGGACGATATCAAAACAGTAGAACGGGAAATCCTCAATCTGGCGGTAAAGAACTCACAGGCCGATGCGGGGGCTATCTTTTTGTATGATGAGGAAGAACAGATCCTGAGGCCGGCTTTTGTAAAAGGGGATTTTCCACCGCCCTATCCCCTGTCGGCATCCATCACTCAGAATCCGGAGAAGGCCTTTGAACATTTCAGACAGACAGATATCTCTCCCGGAGACAACGTCATAGGGAAGGTCGCCAGTACCGGTGAAGCGATTTTTATTAAAAACGGAGACCAGACCAGAGAGCTGCCGCAGCGGTGGTCAAACGACCCGCTCCACATATCATCTTTCATGGCTATTCCTCTTCTCGTTGCCAACAATGTACTGGGAGTTTTCGCGCTTGCGAAAAAAGAACCTTATGTCTATTTTACAGACTTGAGTTTTACCAATATGAAAACCTTCGGCGAGTACACCGCTCTCTCGATCGACAACAGATACAAATATAATGAGCTCAAAGAAAAATTCGAGCTTTCAAGAGAGCTTTCGATTGCGACAGAGATTCAGCAGGGACTTCGTCTGAACAAGTTGCCGCGCTTTAAAAATTTCGAGATTTCGTCATTTCACAAAACGGCGAAAGGTATCAGTGGGGACTATTACGACATCTTCCGCATATCTGAAAACAAGACAGCTGTTGTTGTTTGCGACGTTGCGGGTAAAGGTATTCCCGCTGCGCTGGTTATGGTAATGATCCGGACCATTCTCAGGGTAATAGCCCATCCCGATAGAGATGCTGGCACGATGCTGACGACACTGAACAACACGATTTCCGGTAAGGTCGGTACGGACCAGTATGCGACAATGGGGATCATGATTATCGATACGAAAACCGGTGAATTGACTTTTTCAAACGCCGCGGACCTGCCGCTCAATATCTACCGTAAGGAAAACGGCCGTTTCAGCAGTTTTAATACTGAAGGCCTGCCGGTAGGAGTCGAAAAGGAAACAGTCTATCCCCAACAGAAGATCAAACTGAATCCCGGGGATATAGCTGCCATTTGTACCGACGGTCTGACTGAAGCCAGAAATATCCACGGAAATGAGTTTTCCATGAAAACGCTTCTCAGGGAAATAAAAAAATACTCTGATAAAGATGCCGGTGAAATTACCGAGATTATCGGGAATGAAATGGAAATATTCATGCGCGGATCTTATATGTATGACGATCAATCTCTTTTAGTTATGAAATATAAAGGTGAATAG
- a CDS encoding FAD:protein FMN transferase: MKVEIRFSGLLYILILFFLASCSPEQFSPRSDNRLLLGTVCVISLDKSEPVELFDQAFDIIAQEEQLMSLQVPDSDLSKVNRSAGVSAVKVSPDTLEVLGAALNYASMSGGAFDPSIAPLVELWGIVTGDAVSPPDPLEIEPVRSLTDYTKVLIDDKSETVFLENKGMKVDLGAIAKGYVGDRVKDFLLSQGVERGIINLGGNIVVIGSKPGNEPWKIGIQNPFDNRGRHIGLVSVSDSTVVTSGIYERFFMYEGKRYHHILDPWTGYPVDNELASVSIIAEKSMDADALSTSLFVLGIDKGLQLIENINGAEAIFVTKEKEIVLSSGAGDFFELKDNGFTIISQR; encoded by the coding sequence ATGAAAGTAGAAATCCGTTTTTCTGGATTATTGTATATCCTTATATTGTTTTTTTTAGCTTCCTGCTCTCCGGAGCAGTTCTCACCGCGGTCGGATAATCGGCTTCTTCTCGGAACCGTTTGCGTCATCTCTCTGGACAAGAGCGAACCGGTTGAGCTTTTCGATCAGGCTTTCGATATTATCGCTCAAGAAGAACAGCTCATGAGTCTTCAGGTGCCTGACAGCGATCTGTCAAAGGTGAATCGTTCAGCGGGAGTTTCGGCTGTTAAAGTTTCTCCCGATACTCTCGAAGTCCTTGGAGCCGCATTAAATTACGCTTCAATGTCCGGTGGAGCCTTCGATCCGTCGATCGCGCCGCTTGTCGAACTCTGGGGTATTGTTACAGGAGACGCCGTCAGCCCTCCTGATCCCCTGGAGATTGAACCGGTCCGCAGTCTGACCGATTATACAAAGGTTCTTATTGATGACAAGTCGGAAACAGTCTTTCTTGAAAATAAAGGGATGAAAGTCGATCTCGGAGCCATTGCCAAAGGGTATGTCGGCGACAGGGTGAAGGATTTTCTCCTGTCACAGGGTGTTGAAAGGGGCATTATCAATCTGGGGGGGAATATAGTCGTAATCGGCAGCAAACCGGGAAATGAACCCTGGAAAATCGGAATCCAGAATCCTTTTGACAACAGAGGCAGGCATATCGGGCTGGTTTCTGTTTCAGACAGCACGGTCGTCACATCGGGTATATACGAAAGATTCTTTATGTACGAAGGAAAGAGATACCATCACATCCTGGATCCCTGGACAGGTTATCCAGTGGATAACGAGTTGGCATCTGTGTCTATCATAGCTGAAAAATCAATGGATGCTGATGCGCTCTCCACATCTCTATTCGTGCTGGGGATTGATAAAGGGCTTCAGCTTATTGAAAATATCAATGGAGCAGAAGCTATTTTCGTTACAAAAGAAAAGGAAATTGTTCTGTCCTCCGGTGCGGGCGACTTTTTTGAACTGAAGGACAACGGCTTTACCATTATTTCTCAGCGATAG
- a CDS encoding class I SAM-dependent methyltransferase, which translates to MNKKWYYDDEFWITYGPVMFDRERNRSASYEIDNLIMLADLKPGDAVLDSCCGQGRHSCILADRGMKVTGVDITRPYLKTAEEKRDQLNLDIEFLHQDILDFRRESAYRAAFNLYNSLGYFEDPDDDMIYFKNVYDSLMEGGKFIIECTGKEVLAKDFRDCFWYEYDDFKIMVEYAINLNWTELETRWIFLKDGNETDATFRHRIFSAMELAGLLSGAGFKTIEFFGDYDGIPYDQNAQRLIAIAEK; encoded by the coding sequence ATGAATAAAAAGTGGTATTACGACGATGAATTCTGGATCACCTACGGACCTGTCATGTTTGACAGGGAAAGGAACCGTTCAGCTTCTTACGAAATCGATAATCTGATTATGCTCGCTGATCTAAAACCCGGAGACGCCGTGCTTGACAGCTGCTGCGGCCAGGGCCGTCATTCGTGCATACTGGCCGACCGGGGCATGAAAGTGACGGGAGTCGATATAACACGTCCTTACTTGAAAACAGCGGAAGAAAAGCGCGACCAATTGAATCTCGACATAGAATTCCTACATCAGGATATCCTCGATTTCAGAAGAGAATCCGCATATCGGGCAGCCTTCAACCTCTATAATTCGCTGGGATATTTTGAAGATCCGGACGACGATATGATATATTTCAAAAATGTCTATGATTCGCTCATGGAAGGGGGAAAATTCATTATAGAATGCACGGGTAAAGAAGTCCTGGCCAAAGATTTTCGCGATTGCTTCTGGTATGAATACGACGATTTTAAAATAATGGTGGAATACGCTATCAATCTGAACTGGACGGAACTGGAAACAAGATGGATTTTTCTCAAAGACGGAAATGAAACCGATGCCACTTTCCGGCACAGGATTTTTTCCGCCATGGAACTGGCCGGACTGTTATCAGGTGCCGGTTTTAAAACCATCGAGTTTTTCGGAGATTACGACGGCATTCCATATGACCAGAATGCCCAGCGCCTCATTGCTATCGCTGAGAAATAA